One part of the Humulus lupulus chromosome 9, drHumLupu1.1, whole genome shotgun sequence genome encodes these proteins:
- the LOC133799635 gene encoding uncharacterized protein LOC133799635 produces MKEILSKKKKLEDYEKVALIEECSMILQKKLPPKLKDPGSFNIPCSIGGLVETNALCDLGANVNLMPLSIIRKLNLGEARPTTVSLQTADRSVNYPCAVIEDVLGKVEKLGKKNGNFRKRGQGDIDAFVGLKKKQQKVAWWLMEKVG; encoded by the exons atgaaagaaattttgtcaaagaaaaagAAGTTAGAGGATTATGAGAAAGTTGCACTTATTGAAGAGTGCAGCATGATACTTCAGAAGAAATTACCtccaaagcttaaagatcctggtagtttcaatatcccaTGCTCAATAGGGGGTTTAGTAGAAACAAatgctttatgtgatttaggggccaatgtgaatctaatgcctctatcCATCATTCGAAAGctgaatttgggagaagctcgaCCAACTACTGTGTCTTTGCAGACGGCAGATAGATCAGTTAATTATCCTTGTGCagtgattgaggatgtattgggaAAAGTGG AGAAATTGGGTAAAAAAAATGGCAATTTTAGAAAAAGGGGACAAGGGGACATTGATgcctttgttgggctcaagaagaAACAACAAAAGGTGGCTTGGTGGCTGATGGAAAAGGTGGGCTGA